Proteins encoded in a region of the Chitinophagales bacterium genome:
- a CDS encoding carbohydrate binding domain-containing protein, which produces MLVNPDFEDDLHWWQTQYNSGAAATFSSTTNASESGSKSFRTNVSAIGPDPWNVQLMRQDFSLKKQHQYRMSFWAKADATGKVFNCSVLNPEGYSQIGATSVILSTSWQYFSYVFTSALSITGLLTFDFGAQTGTIWVDNTSLVDLTLNPGAKDEGMLEQKDIDNNFEILSYPNPFNRSVMLHESKGLLPLHLLLYNLNGKIVLNQMQFHQNFSLTLDNLPSGSYLLVATDNCGNTIEQKLVKQ; this is translated from the coding sequence ATGCTTGTAAATCCTGATTTTGAGGATGACCTGCACTGGTGGCAGACACAATATAATTCCGGGGCGGCAGCAACTTTTAGCAGTACTACAAACGCCTCTGAATCGGGCAGTAAATCTTTCAGAACGAATGTAAGTGCCATAGGACCCGATCCATGGAACGTTCAGCTGATGCGACAGGATTTTTCACTTAAGAAACAACATCAGTACAGGATGTCTTTCTGGGCAAAAGCAGATGCCACCGGTAAAGTTTTTAATTGCAGTGTATTGAACCCGGAGGGTTATTCACAAATTGGTGCCACTTCTGTGATACTTAGCACCTCCTGGCAATATTTCAGCTATGTATTTACTTCCGCTTTAAGCATTACCGGGCTGCTGACTTTTGATTTCGGCGCTCAAACAGGTACCATTTGGGTTGACAACACTTCTCTTGTTGATTTAACTTTAAATCCCGGAGCAAAAGATGAAGGAATGCTGGAACAAAAGGATATTGATAATAATTTCGAAATACTATCTTATCCAAATCCTTTTAATAGATCAGTGATGCTTCATGAAAGTAAAGGATTATTGCCATTGCATCTTTTATTATATAATCTGAATGGAAAAATTGTTTTGAACCAAATGCAATTCCATCAAAATTTTTCTCTGACATTGGATAACCTCCCATCGGGATCTTATCTTTTAGTAGCAACAGATAATTGCGGTAACACAATTGAGCAGAAGCTGGTAAAGCAATAG
- a CDS encoding clan AA aspartic protease has protein sequence MGTIKAEIELVNPYDLVLQDEGKKKSEEVRKMKITALVDTGAYMLCINHSINKQLGLRHIGYQNAELGDGSVTTIEVVGPVTINFKNRNTACRALVLPGNAQPLLGSIPMEDLDVVLQPLKQTIDINPDHPIIAQTILK, from the coding sequence ATGGGTACTATAAAAGCTGAGATTGAATTAGTAAATCCTTATGACCTGGTATTGCAGGATGAGGGAAAGAAAAAATCCGAAGAAGTGCGAAAAATGAAGATTACCGCACTGGTAGATACAGGAGCATATATGTTATGTATAAACCATTCAATTAATAAGCAGCTTGGTTTACGACATATCGGGTACCAAAATGCTGAGTTAGGTGATGGTAGCGTGACAACAATCGAAGTTGTAGGCCCCGTTACTATTAATTTTAAAAATAGGAATACGGCATGCCGGGCCTTAGTTTTACCTGGAAACGCTCAACCTTTGTTGGGTTCCATTCCAATGGAAGACTTAGATGTTGTTTTACAACCGCTGAAGCAAACCATCGATATAAATCCGGATCATCCCATAATAGCTCAAACAATTCTGAAATAG
- a CDS encoding ligase-associated DNA damage response DEXH box helicase: MNPSELTIESWFQFKNWAPFPFQYECWDKYAEGYSGLLNAPTGSGKTLALWMPALIDWMQHEKKPKGLQFLWITPLKALAKDIYQNVQQVSKDLNISWKVELRTGDVSAAKKKKQLEKLPEALIITPESLHVLLSLGNSEKIFSSLSAIIVDEWHELFGSKRGVLVELALSRIKAIKPHLKIWGISATIGNLQQSLEVLLGNDFKGKKTIVVADLHKKICIHSVIPDEIERFPWAGHLGIKLIPNILPIVEKSKSTLLFTNTRGQAEIWYQKLLEFDPDLAGTIAIHHGSLSKEVRTWVENSIHNEKLKLVVCTSSLDLGVDFTPVELVIQVGSPKGVARFLQRAGRSGHQPDAESTIYFVPTHSLELIEGAALKDAIEHKILEDRIPFHKPFDVLVQYLVTLAVGDGFHHKDIYREVRTTYAFHDLDEEEWDWVLQFITTGGSSLEHYNEFSKVDEADGIFKVNDRRIALRHRLSIGTIVADISMAIKYLTGGSIGSIEENFISRLNPGDVFWFAGRCLSLVRVRNNVAYVRKIKPTKGQIPSWQGGRMPLSSQLSAMIRKKIDEAKRHESKEIEVKVLKPLFDLQELRSALPALDEFLIEKLETDEGYHCFFFPFEGRLVHEGMAALLAYRIALIKPISFSIAMNDYGFELLSDHEIPLEEALQQELFSTESLLDYIQASNNSTEMAMKKFREIARVAGLVFAGYPGKMQKDRHLQSSASLLFKVFSEYDPKNLLLRQCYQEVLDFQLEELRLRKALMRINTQKIILKYPQRPTPFAFPIMVDRMREKLTSEKLEERVKKMQLKFGEEPGSRKLNEKKIFK; the protein is encoded by the coding sequence GTGAATCCTTCAGAATTAACTATTGAATCCTGGTTTCAATTTAAAAATTGGGCACCATTCCCTTTTCAATATGAATGCTGGGACAAATATGCCGAAGGATATTCAGGACTACTGAATGCACCAACCGGAAGCGGCAAAACACTTGCACTCTGGATGCCCGCGCTAATAGACTGGATGCAGCATGAAAAAAAACCAAAAGGTTTACAGTTTCTCTGGATCACTCCTTTAAAGGCTCTTGCAAAAGATATTTATCAGAATGTACAGCAGGTTAGTAAAGATTTAAACATTTCCTGGAAAGTGGAATTAAGAACCGGTGATGTTTCTGCAGCTAAAAAAAAGAAGCAACTGGAAAAGCTGCCGGAAGCATTGATCATTACGCCGGAAAGCTTGCACGTGCTTCTTTCACTTGGTAATTCTGAAAAAATATTTTCCAGCCTCAGCGCCATTATTGTGGATGAATGGCATGAATTATTTGGATCCAAAAGAGGTGTACTGGTGGAATTGGCTTTATCACGGATTAAGGCAATAAAACCGCATTTGAAGATCTGGGGCATTTCCGCCACCATAGGAAATTTACAGCAATCGCTTGAAGTACTTTTGGGAAATGACTTCAAAGGAAAAAAAACAATCGTGGTTGCAGACCTGCATAAAAAGATCTGCATTCACTCTGTTATTCCGGATGAGATCGAGCGTTTTCCATGGGCCGGTCATCTGGGTATAAAATTAATTCCGAACATTCTACCGATTGTAGAAAAAAGCAAGTCTACTCTTCTCTTTACGAATACACGCGGACAGGCAGAGATCTGGTATCAGAAACTATTGGAATTCGATCCTGATTTAGCGGGAACCATTGCCATCCACCACGGCTCCTTGAGCAAAGAGGTGCGCACCTGGGTAGAAAATTCAATACATAATGAAAAGCTTAAGCTCGTAGTATGCACTTCTTCGCTTGATTTAGGAGTTGATTTTACACCTGTTGAATTGGTGATACAGGTAGGAAGCCCTAAAGGCGTTGCACGCTTTCTCCAGCGTGCGGGCAGAAGCGGCCATCAGCCCGATGCAGAAAGCACTATTTATTTTGTACCCACTCATTCCCTTGAACTTATTGAAGGCGCCGCCTTAAAAGATGCAATAGAGCACAAAATCTTAGAAGACCGGATTCCGTTTCATAAGCCGTTTGATGTATTGGTGCAATACCTGGTTACTCTTGCTGTAGGGGATGGATTTCATCATAAGGATATTTACAGGGAAGTGAGAACCACCTATGCTTTTCATGATTTGGATGAAGAAGAATGGGACTGGGTATTGCAATTTATCACCACGGGAGGAAGCTCGTTGGAACATTATAATGAGTTTTCTAAAGTTGATGAAGCAGATGGAATTTTTAAAGTGAATGACCGTCGTATAGCGCTTCGGCACCGGCTTTCCATTGGAACTATTGTAGCCGATATCAGCATGGCTATCAAATACCTGACTGGCGGTTCTATTGGAAGTATAGAAGAAAATTTTATCTCAAGATTAAATCCGGGTGACGTTTTTTGGTTTGCAGGTAGGTGTCTTTCGCTGGTACGAGTAAGAAATAATGTTGCGTACGTTAGAAAAATTAAGCCGACCAAAGGCCAGATTCCCTCCTGGCAAGGAGGCCGCATGCCGCTCTCTTCTCAGCTAAGTGCCATGATCCGGAAAAAAATCGATGAGGCGAAAAGACATGAATCAAAAGAGATAGAAGTAAAAGTGCTGAAGCCCTTATTTGATCTGCAGGAACTGCGTTCAGCACTTCCTGCCCTCGATGAATTTCTGATCGAAAAGCTGGAGACCGATGAAGGCTATCATTGTTTTTTCTTTCCTTTCGAAGGAAGACTGGTGCATGAGGGAATGGCCGCTTTACTTGCGTACCGCATTGCATTGATAAAACCCATTTCATTTTCAATAGCCATGAATGATTATGGTTTCGAACTGCTCTCCGATCACGAAATACCACTGGAAGAAGCGTTGCAACAGGAGTTATTTTCAACAGAAAGCTTACTGGATTACATACAGGCAAGCAACAACTCTACGGAAATGGCCATGAAAAAATTCAGGGAAATTGCGCGTGTGGCAGGATTAGTATTCGCGGGTTATCCAGGAAAAATGCAAAAAGACCGGCACCTGCAATCTTCTGCATCATTGCTCTTTAAGGTCTTTTCTGAATATGATCCTAAAAATCTATTACTGCGGCAATGTTATCAGGAAGTGCTTGATTTTCAGCTTGAGGAATTGCGCCTGAGAAAAGCGCTGATGCGCATCAATACACAAAAAATAATTTTGAAATATCCTCAGCGACCTACTCCTTTTGCATTTCCGATTATGGTAGATCGCATGCGGGAAAAGCTTACGAGTGAAAAACTGGAAGAGCGAGTAAAGAAGATGCAATTGAAGTTCGGTGAAGAACCTGGCAGTAGAAAATTGAATGAGAAAAAAATTTTTAAGTAA
- the pdeM gene encoding ligase-associated DNA damage response endonuclease PdeM, which translates to MGEHLTIQLQGENLVLLPQRAIYWEQQQILLASDLHLGKSGHFRKAGIAVSSEIHHDDLKRLSAILKEFPVKKIFFLGDLFHSDQNYEWTQFLTWRKSILPIEIHWIKGNHDAPDSEWIITSEIHYHTSHFEHQPFFFTHQMILQEHLSKYQMAGHLHPAIRLTGKGKQSIKLPCFYFSDNYCVLPAFGNFTAGAVIRPKINDKVFMILENKVLPMKGYK; encoded by the coding sequence GTGGGTGAACATTTGACCATTCAGCTTCAGGGAGAAAATTTAGTACTGTTACCGCAAAGGGCGATTTATTGGGAACAACAGCAAATTTTACTTGCTTCTGATTTGCATTTAGGAAAGAGCGGGCACTTCAGGAAAGCCGGTATTGCGGTTTCTTCCGAAATCCACCACGATGATTTGAAACGTCTGTCGGCAATTCTTAAAGAATTCCCTGTAAAAAAAATATTTTTCCTTGGCGATCTTTTTCACAGTGATCAAAACTATGAATGGACTCAATTCTTGACGTGGCGAAAAAGCATTTTACCGATTGAAATCCACTGGATCAAAGGCAACCATGATGCTCCGGATAGTGAATGGATAATCACTTCTGAAATTCATTACCATACATCACACTTTGAACACCAGCCTTTTTTCTTCACACATCAGATGATCCTGCAAGAGCACCTTTCGAAATATCAGATGGCTGGTCACCTCCACCCTGCCATCAGGTTAACAGGAAAGGGAAAACAATCTATAAAGCTGCCTTGCTTTTATTTCAGCGACAATTATTGTGTTTTACCTGCCTTTGGCAATTTTACAGCGGGCGCTGTTATCCGACCTAAAATAAATGATAAGGTATTTATGATCCTGGAAAATAAAGTGCTGCCAATGAAAGGCTATAAATAA
- a CDS encoding YqgE/AlgH family protein — MESLSSGKILIAEPFMEDPFFKGSVVLLCEYKSEGAFGLIVNKPTEMKVHEVVEDFPAVENVIFYGGPVQPNTLHYLHKRGDLLNDSIEISDGIYWGGDFEKLIFLLDTKQISPDDIRFFFGYSGWDQDQLTQELKGNSWFIGKGSSEYLFREEPQQLWRTALRDMGDRYKVIANFPENPSLN; from the coding sequence ATGGAATCACTTTCATCAGGAAAAATTTTAATTGCCGAACCCTTTATGGAAGATCCGTTTTTTAAAGGATCGGTGGTTTTGCTTTGTGAGTACAAGTCGGAAGGAGCTTTTGGATTAATCGTCAATAAGCCTACTGAAATGAAAGTTCATGAGGTAGTTGAGGATTTTCCCGCTGTTGAGAATGTGATTTTCTACGGTGGTCCTGTTCAGCCGAATACGCTGCATTATTTACACAAGAGAGGTGATCTTTTAAATGACAGCATTGAGATATCGGATGGAATTTATTGGGGTGGAGATTTTGAAAAATTAATATTTCTGCTTGATACAAAGCAAATCAGCCCTGACGATATCCGTTTTTTCTTTGGTTATTCCGGTTGGGATCAGGATCAATTAACACAGGAATTAAAAGGAAATTCATGGTTTATTGGTAAAGGTTCTTCCGAATATCTTTTTAGGGAAGAGCCTCAGCAGCTTTGGCGCACCGCACTTCGCGATATGGGTGATCGCTATAAAGTAATTGCTAATTTTCCTGAAAATCCAAGCCTTAACTAA
- a CDS encoding arsenite methyltransferase, translating into METAEEIKKMVREKYTEIALQDKVTNESSCCGSSCCSDEVYNIMTDDYNDIEGYKAEADLGLGCGLPTQFAKIKKGDIVIDLGSGAGNDCFIARAETGETGKIIGIDMTEAMINRARINAEKLNFHNVEFRLGEIEKMPVTSNVADVIVSNCVLNLVTDKRKAFEEIYRVLKPGGHFSISDIVLAGALPSKILHAAEMYAGCISGAIQKGEYLAIIRESGFINISLQKEKVITVPDDILSSYLSSDENKLYKESGAGIFSITVYAEKANEICCDKETRCK; encoded by the coding sequence ATGGAAACAGCAGAAGAAATTAAAAAAATGGTTAGAGAAAAGTATACTGAAATAGCACTGCAGGACAAAGTTACTAACGAATCATCTTGTTGCGGAAGTTCATGTTGCTCTGATGAGGTGTACAACATCATGACGGATGATTATAATGATATCGAAGGTTACAAAGCCGAAGCTGATCTTGGCCTGGGTTGCGGCTTGCCTACTCAGTTTGCAAAGATTAAAAAGGGGGATATAGTGATTGACCTTGGCTCAGGTGCAGGCAATGATTGTTTTATCGCAAGAGCAGAAACCGGTGAAACGGGAAAAATAATAGGTATTGATATGACGGAAGCAATGATCAATCGGGCAAGAATCAACGCGGAGAAATTAAATTTTCATAATGTAGAGTTTCGCCTTGGAGAAATAGAAAAAATGCCGGTTACTTCAAATGTTGCTGATGTGATAGTTAGTAACTGCGTCCTCAATTTGGTTACGGATAAGCGGAAAGCGTTTGAAGAGATATACCGGGTTTTAAAACCAGGCGGTCATTTCTCCATATCGGATATTGTTTTAGCAGGTGCTTTACCTTCTAAAATTTTGCATGCCGCAGAAATGTATGCAGGATGTATCTCAGGTGCAATACAAAAAGGCGAATATCTAGCTATAATCCGTGAATCAGGTTTTATAAACATCTCTTTGCAAAAAGAAAAGGTAATAACCGTGCCGGATGATATTCTTTCCAGCTATCTCAGTTCTGATGAGAACAAGCTGTATAAAGAAAGCGGTGCAGGAATTTTTAGCATTACCGTGTATGCCGAAAAAGCAAATGAGATTTGCTGCGACAAAGAAACCCGTTGTAAATAA
- a CDS encoding winged helix-turn-helix transcriptional regulator gives MGFAKIEEFTIRENKIATYAKALAHPARVAIIELLLKRQSCVCGGIVEELPLSQSTVSQHLKELKNAGLIKGEIEGASICYCIDEKEWLLAKQYLGTLLSVTVKDKECC, from the coding sequence ATGGGTTTTGCCAAAATTGAAGAGTTTACGATAAGGGAAAATAAAATCGCTACTTATGCCAAGGCATTGGCGCATCCTGCGCGGGTCGCAATCATAGAACTTCTTCTCAAAAGACAATCATGCGTTTGCGGCGGCATAGTGGAAGAGCTTCCGTTGTCCCAATCTACAGTATCCCAACACTTGAAAGAGCTTAAGAACGCCGGACTCATCAAAGGAGAAATTGAAGGAGCTAGCATCTGCTACTGCATTGATGAAAAGGAATGGTTGCTGGCCAAGCAATACCTGGGTACATTGCTTAGTGTTACGGTTAAAGATAAAGAGTGTTGTTAA
- the miaA gene encoding tRNA (adenosine(37)-N6)-dimethylallyltransferase MiaA: MQQNYLIVLVGPTAVGKTQVSIEIAKYFSTEVISADARQFYRELNIGTAKPLGYELKQIDHHFINNLSIIDRYSVADFEKEALAVIERLFLHKNILVVTGGSGLFIKAILEGLDSIPEVSNDTEEHLKILFRDKGIEALQLLLKQHDPDYYKAVDLNNPHRLIRALSVSISSGKPFSSFLTSKVKNRNFIPVKIGLQLERKDLYSRIDERTDRMMNEGLLEEVKFLLAHQHRNSLQTVGYRELISYLNHNCTLDEAVLKIKQRTRNYAKRQMTWFKKDKEINWFAPNEIDNIIMHIERVTA; encoded by the coding sequence GTGCAGCAAAATTACCTGATTGTTTTAGTTGGTCCGACCGCAGTAGGTAAAACACAGGTCAGCATCGAAATAGCAAAATATTTTAGTACTGAAGTTATTTCTGCGGATGCACGGCAATTTTACCGCGAATTAAATATAGGAACTGCCAAGCCTCTTGGCTATGAATTAAAACAGATTGATCATCACTTCATCAATAACCTTTCTATTATTGATAGATATAGTGTTGCTGATTTCGAAAAAGAAGCTTTAGCCGTAATCGAAAGGTTGTTTTTACACAAAAATATATTAGTAGTTACCGGCGGTTCCGGGTTATTCATTAAAGCCATACTGGAGGGTCTGGATTCCATTCCGGAAGTTAGTAATGATACCGAAGAGCATTTGAAAATTTTGTTCCGGGATAAAGGAATAGAAGCGTTACAGCTGTTATTGAAGCAGCATGATCCTGATTATTATAAAGCAGTCGACCTCAATAATCCGCATCGCCTGATTCGTGCGCTTTCTGTTTCCATATCAAGCGGCAAGCCTTTTTCTTCTTTCCTCACGTCAAAAGTGAAGAACCGTAATTTTATTCCTGTTAAAATCGGACTACAGTTGGAACGAAAGGATTTATATTCCAGAATTGATGAGCGCACCGATCGTATGATGAATGAAGGATTACTGGAAGAGGTAAAATTTTTATTAGCTCACCAGCACCGTAATTCCTTGCAAACAGTAGGTTACCGGGAACTCATTTCATATTTAAATCACAATTGCACCCTGGATGAAGCAGTACTAAAGATAAAGCAGCGCACCAGAAATTACGCAAAACGGCAAATGACATGGTTTAAAAAAGATAAAGAAATTAATTGGTTTGCACCAAATGAGATTGATAATATAATCATGCACATCGAGCGAGTTACGGCTTAG
- a CDS encoding HD domain-containing protein, producing the protein MEINKHRVSLPFSSEESEILEKISLAAGQLKMEAFLVGGYVRDKILKRDSKDMDVTVIGSGIELAETVAMQFTPLPPIAVYKNFGTALLKYKDFQIEFVGARKESYRANSRKPIIENGNLPDDLSRRDFTINALAIPLKRNGETIVLDAFNGLEDLHNKVIRTPLDPDITFSDDPLRMMRAIRFATQLNFKINSSTFFSISSNKERIQIISAERISEELNKILLAPKPSIGFDLLFKCGLLEIIFPEFVKLFGVENYEGKGHKDNFYHTLQVLDNVAQRSDSLWLRWAALLHDIAKPETKRFEKQKGWTFHGHEVLGAKKVSGLFRKFHLPLNDKMKFVQKMVLLHLRPINVSKEEVTDSAIRRLLFDAGDDIDSLMILCESDITSKNQHKVRNYFENFKLVRAKLREVEDKDRMRNWQPPITGEIIMKTFNKLPGREIGTIKDAVREAILDGRIGNNYQEAFNFMLEKAKEAGWEAVNKKDILMNET; encoded by the coding sequence ATGGAAATCAATAAACACCGCGTTTCACTTCCTTTTTCTTCTGAGGAAAGTGAAATTTTAGAAAAGATTTCATTGGCTGCAGGTCAACTGAAAATGGAGGCCTTTCTGGTGGGGGGCTATGTGCGTGATAAAATATTGAAACGCGATTCAAAGGATATGGATGTTACCGTAATTGGAAGTGGAATTGAACTTGCAGAAACGGTAGCCATGCAATTCACGCCATTGCCACCCATTGCAGTGTATAAAAATTTTGGTACTGCTTTACTTAAGTATAAGGATTTTCAGATTGAGTTTGTGGGAGCGAGAAAAGAATCGTACCGTGCAAATTCCCGAAAACCCATTATTGAAAATGGTAACCTGCCAGATGATCTCTCCAGGCGTGATTTTACTATAAATGCTTTGGCAATACCGCTGAAGCGCAACGGCGAAACAATAGTGCTTGACGCATTTAACGGGTTAGAAGACCTGCATAATAAAGTGATTCGTACACCACTTGATCCTGACATCACTTTTTCTGATGATCCTTTAAGAATGATGCGCGCCATCCGTTTTGCAACACAATTAAATTTCAAAATTAATTCCAGCACTTTTTTTTCAATTTCCAGTAATAAAGAACGCATACAAATTATTTCTGCGGAGCGTATTTCCGAAGAATTAAATAAAATATTACTGGCTCCGAAGCCATCTATAGGTTTCGATCTCTTATTTAAGTGCGGATTACTGGAGATTATTTTTCCTGAATTTGTAAAGTTGTTTGGGGTGGAAAACTATGAAGGTAAAGGCCACAAGGATAATTTTTACCATACTTTGCAGGTACTTGATAATGTGGCACAGCGCAGTGATAGCCTATGGCTTCGATGGGCTGCTCTTTTACATGATATTGCAAAGCCGGAAACCAAACGATTTGAAAAGCAAAAAGGATGGACATTCCATGGGCATGAGGTTTTAGGTGCTAAAAAAGTATCCGGACTTTTTAGAAAATTTCATCTGCCTTTGAATGATAAAATGAAGTTCGTTCAGAAAATGGTGCTATTGCACCTTAGGCCGATTAATGTCAGTAAAGAGGAAGTAACCGATTCTGCAATACGTCGCTTGTTGTTTGATGCTGGAGATGATATTGATTCACTGATGATTTTGTGCGAGTCAGATATTACTTCTAAAAATCAGCATAAGGTTAGAAACTATTTTGAAAATTTTAAATTAGTTCGCGCAAAGCTTAGAGAGGTAGAAGATAAAGATCGAATGCGCAATTGGCAGCCACCAATTACCGGTGAAATTATTATGAAGACTTTTAATAAATTACCCGGTAGAGAAATTGGCACTATAAAAGACGCAGTGAGAGAGGCAATTCTGGATGGCAGAATCGGCAATAATTATCAGGAAGCATTTAACTTTATGTTGGAAAAGGCAAAGGAAGCAGGGTGGGAGGCAGTTAATAAAAAGGATATATTGATGAATGAAACATAA
- a CDS encoding pyridoxal phosphate-dependent aminotransferase has product MEHPSQRIIQLAESETLQMAKLSREYKAKGFDIIDLSLGEPDFQTPQHIMDAAKRAIDEGYTKYSPVAGFFDLRQAISDKFLRDNNLSFTAEQVIVSTGAKQSLANVMMVLLNPGDEVIVPSPYWVSYREIIKLAEGKMIAIPSSVESNFKITAEQLEAAITPQTKIFCFSSPCNPTGSVFTKQELKDFSQVLKRHPGIIVVADEIYEYISYIGKHESIAQFEVLKDRVVVVNGCSKGYAMTGWRIGYMAAPLWIAKACDKMQGQITSGTCTISQRAALTAITSDQHKTWEMRDAFQKRRDLVLQLLNDIPGIKANYPHGAFYVFPDISSFFGKSNGHITITNADDLSFYLIEQANVSVVTGKAFGDAECIRISYATSEEKITEALRRIKKALAMLN; this is encoded by the coding sequence ATGGAGCATCCTTCCCAACGCATTATTCAGCTTGCTGAATCGGAGACGCTGCAGATGGCGAAGCTTAGTCGTGAATATAAAGCAAAGGGATTTGACATTATAGATCTTTCACTGGGTGAGCCTGATTTTCAAACTCCTCAGCATATTATGGATGCCGCAAAAAGGGCCATAGATGAAGGGTATACAAAGTATTCACCGGTGGCCGGCTTTTTTGATTTGAGGCAGGCTATTTCCGATAAATTTTTGCGCGACAATAACCTGAGCTTTACAGCTGAACAGGTAATTGTATCTACAGGTGCCAAACAATCTCTTGCAAATGTGATGATGGTTCTGCTTAATCCCGGTGATGAAGTAATTGTTCCAAGCCCATACTGGGTGAGCTACCGGGAGATAATTAAACTGGCGGAAGGAAAAATGATAGCAATACCATCTTCTGTCGAATCCAACTTTAAGATTACTGCAGAACAGTTAGAGGCTGCAATAACGCCACAAACAAAAATATTTTGCTTTTCCTCTCCGTGTAATCCCACGGGGTCCGTCTTTACAAAACAGGAATTAAAGGATTTTTCTCAAGTGCTTAAAAGACACCCGGGGATAATTGTTGTTGCTGATGAGATCTATGAGTATATTTCCTATATAGGAAAACATGAAAGCATTGCTCAGTTTGAGGTGTTAAAAGACCGCGTGGTGGTGGTTAATGGCTGTTCCAAGGGTTATGCGATGACAGGCTGGCGCATCGGGTACATGGCGGCCCCTTTATGGATTGCTAAAGCATGCGATAAAATGCAAGGGCAAATTACATCCGGAACTTGTACTATCTCGCAGAGGGCTGCCCTTACCGCTATAACTTCTGACCAGCACAAAACCTGGGAAATGCGGGATGCCTTTCAAAAAAGAAGAGATCTTGTATTACAATTACTTAATGATATTCCAGGCATCAAAGCCAACTATCCACACGGGGCCTTTTATGTATTTCCTGATATAAGTTCTTTTTTTGGAAAATCAAACGGACACATCACTATTACCAATGCAGATGATTTAAGCTTCTATCTTATTGAACAGGCCAACGTAAGTGTCGTTACCGGCAAAGCTTTTGGAGACGCTGAATGCATTCGTATTTCATATGCTACTTCTGAAGAAAAAATAACTGAAGCACTCAGGCGGATTAAAAAAGCGCTTGCTATGCTTAACTAA
- a CDS encoding D-glycero-beta-D-manno-heptose-7-phosphate kinase, producing the protein MLDTYLWGQVNRISPEAPVPVVSIEKKDERPGGAANVALNVKLLGATPFLCSVIGNDESGRSFLKMLNAYQIGTEGIFSSNTRVTTVKSRIISRNQQMMRFDSETEADLNSGDEKKLLNIIRNTIMREKPHALIFEDYNKGVLTEPIINEVIGFCRKSKVLCSVDPKKKRFFSYKNVNVFKPNLRELRDALKMDHLETDTNQLDKAVDVLKIQLHQQITLITLSEDGIYYHNGAKGSILAAHMRDIADVSGAGDTVIATATLALAAGMPLEYAASIANIAGGLVCEHVGVIPITREMLIEQWNS; encoded by the coding sequence ATGCTGGATACTTATTTATGGGGGCAGGTTAACCGCATTTCCCCTGAAGCGCCTGTGCCGGTGGTGTCTATAGAAAAAAAAGATGAACGACCCGGAGGTGCTGCAAATGTGGCCCTAAATGTTAAACTGCTTGGAGCTACTCCTTTTCTCTGTTCTGTTATTGGTAATGACGAATCGGGTAGATCATTCTTAAAGATGCTTAATGCCTATCAAATTGGAACTGAAGGCATTTTTTCTAGTAATACCAGAGTAACTACCGTAAAATCGCGTATCATCAGCCGTAACCAGCAAATGATGCGATTTGATTCTGAAACAGAGGCTGATTTAAACAGTGGCGATGAAAAGAAATTATTAAATATTATCAGAAATACTATTATGCGGGAAAAACCTCATGCACTGATCTTTGAAGATTACAATAAGGGTGTATTAACCGAACCTATTATAAATGAAGTTATCGGTTTCTGCAGGAAAAGTAAAGTTCTTTGTTCAGTTGATCCAAAGAAAAAAAGGTTTTTTTCTTATAAGAATGTTAATGTCTTCAAACCTAATTTGCGGGAGCTGAGAGATGCTCTGAAGATGGATCACCTGGAGACTGATACGAATCAACTGGATAAGGCAGTGGATGTTCTAAAAATACAATTACATCAGCAAATTACGCTGATCACATTATCGGAAGATGGAATATATTATCATAACGGTGCTAAGGGATCTATTCTTGCAGCGCACATGCGTGATATAGCAGATGTCTCCGGCGCTGGTGACACGGTGATTGCAACTGCAACACTTGCTCTGGCAGCAGGGATGCCACTGGAATATGCTGCTTCCATTGCAAATATTGCAGGGGGTTTAGTATGTGAACATGTGGGTGTGATACCCATAACACGGGAAATGCTGATAGAGCAATGGAACAGTTAA